From Bacilli bacterium PM5-9, one genomic window encodes:
- a CDS encoding putative membrane protein (product_source=KO:K08974; cog=COG2035; ko=KO:K08974; pfam=PF04018; superfamily=81338; transmembrane_helix_parts=Inside_1_11,TMhelix_12_34,Outside_35_66,TMhelix_67_86,Inside_87_92,TMhelix_93_110,Outside_111_122,TMhelix_123_142,Inside_143_154,TMhelix_155_186,Outside_187_205,TMhelix_206_228,Inside_229_234,TMhelix_235_254,Outside_255_268,TMhelix_269_291,Inside_292_306), producing the protein MKYQKKDIMTTITGFLMAVADSVPGVSGGTIAYILGKYEQFVSSIAAFGSSSTKQEKKDAIDFLLKFVVGWAIGMVLALSLIASLVGEKPYELVSLFLGFILVAIPFIFTQEKLQNKINLKHILFTMAGIVLVVVVTNFSSTAIDLSADTSILKYVYIFIVGAVAISAMILPGISGSTFLLIFGLYMPIVSAVKEVLKFNFSQLDIVLVFGFGVLLGLFYFSKLVKYLMKNHREIVVFFVMGLMIGSIYAIIMGPTSLSDDVTKESLNLVPLNFENIKLIWMLAGVGIIIALEKIKKIVEGGSKSE; encoded by the coding sequence GTGAAATATCAAAAGAAAGATATTATGACAACAATTACAGGCTTTTTAATGGCAGTAGCTGATAGTGTCCCAGGTGTTAGTGGTGGAACAATTGCTTATATTTTAGGTAAATATGAGCAATTTGTTAGTTCTATTGCAGCTTTTGGTTCAAGTAGTACTAAGCAGGAGAAGAAAGATGCTATTGATTTTTTATTAAAATTTGTTGTTGGTTGGGCAATTGGAATGGTTTTAGCATTAAGCTTGATTGCTAGCTTAGTTGGTGAAAAACCATATGAATTAGTCTCATTGTTTTTAGGATTTATTTTAGTTGCAATTCCATTTATTTTTACACAAGAAAAATTACAAAACAAAATTAATCTAAAGCATATCTTGTTCACAATGGCTGGAATTGTACTAGTAGTAGTTGTAACAAACTTTAGCTCAACTGCAATTGATTTAAGTGCAGATACAAGTATTTTAAAGTATGTTTATATTTTTATAGTAGGAGCTGTTGCAATTTCGGCAATGATTTTGCCTGGAATATCTGGTTCAACATTCTTATTAATATTTGGTTTATATATGCCAATTGTGAGTGCTGTAAAAGAGGTATTAAAGTTTAACTTTAGTCAATTAGATATTGTTTTAGTATTTGGTTTTGGAGTTTTATTAGGATTATTTTATTTTTCAAAGCTAGTTAAATATTTAATGAAAAATCATCGTGAGATTGTTGTTTTCTTTGTCATGGGATTAATGATAGGATCTATATATGCAATTATTATGGGACCAACATCATTAAGTGATGATGTTACTAAAGAAAGTTTAAATTTAGTACCATTAAATTTTGAAAATATTAAATTAATTTGGATGCTTGCTGGAGTTGGAATAATTATAGCTTTAGAAAAAATAAAAAAAATAGTTGAAGGAGGAAGTAAAAGTGAATAA
- a CDS encoding hypothetical protein (product_source=Hypo-rule applied), producing the protein MYIVELVEKACNSISNTLYTKMVGIVAQEFLGICENK; encoded by the coding sequence ATGTACATTGTTGAGTTAGTTGAAAAAGCATGCAATAGCATAAGTAATACATTATATACTAAGATGGTTGGAATTGTTGCTCAAGAGTTTCTTGGCATTTGTGAAAATAAATAG
- a CDS encoding putative glutamine amidotransferase (product_source=KO:K07010; cath_funfam=3.40.50.880; cog=COG2071; ko=KO:K07010; pfam=PF07722; superfamily=52317) yields MKNPIIGITSNEQANFDGWFIEHYINYVKSEAIKVVDKAGGVPLIIPVLSDSNHIDRYLDLIDGLIITGGHDVYPLLYEDDMQVDCGNIHPKTDFFDIYLVKEAMKRKIPTIVICRGLQVTNVAFKGTLIQDVNKEKNSTIKHHAPEEGNLNVHAINILDNNSLFSKLTGYKDKMYVNSIHHQAIGELAPIFKVVAKANDEIIEIVELKDSDQFFIGMQFHPEILGANGNAQMMRLFKGMVEYINGEDTNGND; encoded by the coding sequence ATGAAAAATCCTATTATTGGAATAACATCTAATGAACAAGCAAACTTTGATGGTTGGTTTATTGAACATTATATTAATTATGTTAAATCGGAGGCTATAAAAGTAGTTGATAAAGCTGGAGGGGTACCCCTAATAATACCAGTTTTAAGCGATAGTAATCATATTGATAGATACCTTGATTTAATTGATGGTTTAATAATTACAGGTGGTCATGATGTTTACCCATTATTGTATGAAGATGATATGCAAGTTGATTGTGGAAATATTCATCCTAAAACAGATTTTTTTGATATTTATTTAGTCAAAGAAGCAATGAAAAGGAAAATACCAACTATTGTAATTTGTAGAGGATTGCAAGTAACAAATGTTGCGTTTAAAGGAACACTAATTCAAGATGTAAATAAAGAAAAAAACTCAACAATAAAACACCATGCTCCTGAAGAAGGAAACCTTAATGTTCATGCAATTAATATTTTAGATAACAATTCTTTGTTTTCTAAGTTAACAGGATATAAAGATAAAATGTATGTTAACTCAATTCATCATCAAGCGATTGGCGAATTAGCTCCTATTTTTAAAGTAGTAGCAAAGGCAAATGATGAAATAATTGAAATTGTTGAATTAAAAGATAGTGATCAATTTTTTATTGGCATGCAGTTTCACCCAGAAATATTAGGTGCAAATGGCAATGCACAAATGATGAGATTATTTAAAGGAATGGTTGAGTATATAAATGGAGAAGATACAAATGGAAATGATTAA
- a CDS encoding ABC-2 type transport system permease protein (product_source=KO:K01992; ko=KO:K01992; transmembrane_helix_parts=Inside_1_26,TMhelix_27_49,Outside_50_68,TMhelix_69_91,Inside_92_116,TMhelix_117_139,Outside_140_153,TMhelix_154_176,Inside_177_188,TMhelix_189_211,Outside_212_247,TMhelix_248_270,Inside_271_319,TMhelix_320_342,Outside_343_366,TMhelix_367_389,Inside_390_409,TMhelix_410_432,Outside_433_441,TMhelix_442_464,Inside_465_484,TMhelix_485_507,Outside_508_516,TMhelix_517_536,Inside_537_550) has translation MIKSLFNVFKRDQQSIKLIKYSKTKKILLNIGITILVLAGFSAMLFPLIVHSDEIQSKIPLNIGHLTIMIGFYLTFVLAIVSSFGFLFSGGYLDKNLNNYIVLPIKKREFVIAKLMLVYYNVLQVVALLMTPCIIIYFVYSDVSLNGILSIIIYCLTMPIITIYGISFLVGTVLYFVNKVKNKMLAKRVLYGTFFVVAFSLYMVFILNVSTQSSEDPTKTITMFMDLISKLDTILFYPGWASELLNKASYINIVYMFVAVVIGSIFLLYFEKVYFKGSIGFNEEGGKTKSKLLKNKQTSSHSKTMWFFIREAKEIFKTGTYFFNSVFGNILIVVVYLAMMGYSYYTNGDTAVEVVSFVKDSLNIETIILVTLVIGTFFTIFNNGAATVFTRDAKVLDYLNTLPLNQSRAFFGKVLFHTLVEFLTIFIFMLIPMLVLQMDVSYIIVSLLVMILVVLATNLIPVCIDLNFPTLDWESETYVVKRSRSVWMTMLVHFGLNALVFGSGFALVMFADVDYKILSYIGIAFYVMMFIVLVFVYRKSVTRAFRKVRG, from the coding sequence ATGATTAAATCGTTATTTAATGTTTTTAAACGTGACCAACAAAGTATTAAGTTAATTAAGTATTCAAAAACAAAAAAAATACTACTTAATATTGGTATAACTATTTTGGTGTTAGCTGGATTTTCAGCGATGCTATTTCCTTTAATTGTACATTCTGATGAAATTCAAAGTAAGATTCCACTTAATATTGGGCACCTTACTATTATGATTGGTTTTTATTTAACTTTTGTTTTAGCAATCGTTTCATCTTTTGGGTTTCTATTCTCAGGTGGATATTTAGATAAAAACTTGAATAATTATATTGTATTACCGATTAAAAAACGTGAGTTTGTAATCGCAAAATTAATGCTAGTTTATTACAATGTGTTACAAGTTGTCGCATTGTTAATGACACCTTGTATTATCATTTATTTTGTTTACTCTGATGTTAGCCTTAATGGTATCTTGAGTATTATTATTTATTGTTTAACAATGCCAATTATTACAATTTATGGTATTTCATTTTTAGTTGGAACAGTTTTATATTTTGTAAATAAAGTAAAAAATAAAATGCTTGCTAAAAGAGTATTATATGGTACATTTTTTGTTGTTGCCTTCTCTTTATATATGGTATTTATTTTAAATGTTAGTACACAGTCTAGTGAAGATCCAACTAAAACAATTACTATGTTTATGGATTTAATTAGTAAGTTAGATACAATCCTTTTCTATCCAGGTTGGGCATCTGAGTTATTAAACAAAGCTAGTTATATTAATATTGTTTATATGTTTGTTGCTGTTGTTATTGGGTCAATTTTCTTATTATACTTTGAAAAAGTATATTTTAAAGGCTCAATTGGATTTAATGAAGAAGGCGGTAAAACAAAATCTAAATTGCTTAAAAATAAACAAACTTCTAGTCATAGTAAGACAATGTGGTTCTTTATTAGAGAAGCTAAAGAAATTTTTAAAACTGGAACTTATTTCTTTAATTCTGTTTTTGGAAATATTTTAATCGTTGTAGTTTATCTTGCTATGATGGGATATTCTTATTATACAAATGGTGATACGGCTGTTGAAGTAGTGAGTTTTGTTAAAGATTCTTTAAACATTGAAACAATAATTTTAGTAACATTAGTAATTGGAACATTCTTTACGATTTTCAATAATGGTGCTGCTACAGTTTTCACAAGAGATGCTAAAGTCCTTGATTATTTAAATACATTACCACTTAATCAAAGTAGAGCATTTTTTGGAAAAGTATTATTTCATACGCTAGTTGAGTTTTTAACAATATTCATTTTCATGTTAATTCCGATGCTTGTTTTACAAATGGATGTTAGTTATATTATTGTTTCATTATTAGTAATGATTTTAGTTGTTTTAGCTACAAATTTAATTCCAGTATGTATTGATTTAAATTTCCCGACACTTGATTGGGAATCAGAAACTTATGTTGTTAAAAGATCTCGTTCAGTTTGGATGACAATGCTTGTTCATTTTGGTTTAAATGCCCTTGTTTTTGGAAGTGGCTTTGCATTAGTTATGTTTGCAGATGTAGATTACAAAATACTTTCATACATTGGTATAGCCTTTTATGTTATGATGTTCATTGTATTGGTATTTGTCTATCGAAAATCAGTAACAAGAGCATTTAGAAAGGTGAGAGGTTAG
- a CDS encoding ABC-2 type transport system ATP-binding protein (product_source=KO:K01990; cath_funfam=3.40.50.300; cog=COG1131; ko=KO:K01990; pfam=PF00005; smart=SM00382; superfamily=52540): MIELKNISKKYGNSSKYAVQPTDLSIKPGKIIGFIGHNGAGKSTTLKMMTGVLTPSTGDVIINGYSITNDDLKAKKEFGYVPDSPDVFLKLTGFEYLNFMGTAYGVEPSILKKRIDELANQYLMSDKLGDLIDSYSHGMRQKIVVMGALVHEPHIMILDEPLTGLDPQASRLLKDSMKDHVAKGHTVLFSTHVLEVAEKLCDEILVINKGKFIYQGTLEALKEQYSESTSLEDIFFAITSEND; encoded by the coding sequence ATGATAGAATTAAAAAATATTTCAAAGAAATATGGTAATAGTAGTAAATATGCAGTACAACCAACAGATTTATCTATTAAACCGGGAAAGATAATTGGGTTTATTGGACATAATGGTGCAGGTAAATCAACTACTTTAAAAATGATGACAGGTGTACTTACACCAAGTACTGGTGATGTGATTATTAATGGATATTCAATTACTAATGATGATTTAAAAGCAAAAAAAGAGTTTGGATATGTTCCTGATTCTCCTGATGTTTTTTTGAAACTAACTGGTTTTGAGTATTTGAATTTTATGGGAACTGCTTATGGTGTTGAACCAAGCATTTTGAAAAAACGTATTGATGAACTTGCAAATCAATATTTAATGAGTGATAAATTAGGAGATTTAATTGATTCTTATTCTCATGGTATGCGACAAAAAATAGTGGTAATGGGTGCTTTAGTACATGAACCACATATAATGATTTTAGATGAACCACTTACAGGGCTTGATCCACAAGCAAGTAGACTTTTAAAAGATTCAATGAAAGATCATGTTGCTAAAGGTCATACTGTATTATTTTCAACACATGTTTTGGAAGTTGCTGAAAAATTGTGTGATGAGATTTTAGTAATTAATAAAGGAAAGTTTATATATCAAGGTACATTAGAGGCATTAAAGGAACAATATAGTGAAAGTACAAGCTTAGAAGATATCTTCTTTGCGATAACAAGTGAAAATGATTAA
- a CDS encoding putative lipoprotein NlpE involved in copper resistance (product_source=COG3015; cath_funfam=1.10.287.380; cleavage_site_network=SignalP-noTM; cog=COG3015; superfamily=161270,64593), with protein sequence MKKILALVLSLFLLVGCSQQDNKYKDEALEAYVQSMNKLEGKNKYSIGIDGKIDVPKSLINTEEVNSNFSAKGIVDLKNELAKFEMNLDDKQNDQSEKMEIYLDKKYVYIKSDNSWYKQELDESISDSVNSKTKDSEKLDVDKARETFETFKNVEYTKEIRDSQEGYLISATIDLDTIMSMIKDEKENIKDLEKQIEQFKALMQKMNIEYEVFIPMDNTKYAKHRVNISLEVLKSEVNVGPIDINLEPTNEKIKIPSAAKKAKVVKQDSVNSLY encoded by the coding sequence ATGAAAAAAATATTAGCTTTAGTATTAAGTTTGTTTCTATTAGTAGGATGTTCACAACAAGACAACAAATACAAAGATGAAGCATTAGAAGCTTATGTGCAAAGCATGAATAAATTAGAAGGAAAAAATAAATATAGTATAGGTATTGATGGAAAAATTGATGTTCCTAAATCATTAATTAATACAGAAGAAGTAAATAGTAATTTTAGTGCAAAGGGAATTGTTGACTTAAAAAATGAATTAGCTAAATTTGAAATGAATTTAGATGATAAACAAAATGATCAAAGTGAGAAAATGGAAATTTATCTTGATAAAAAATATGTATATATTAAAAGTGATAATTCATGGTATAAACAGGAACTTGATGAAAGCATTTCAGATTCTGTAAATTCAAAAACTAAAGATAGTGAAAAGCTAGATGTGGATAAAGCAAGAGAAACTTTTGAAACTTTTAAAAATGTAGAATATACAAAAGAAATAAGAGATTCTCAAGAGGGCTATTTAATTAGTGCAACTATTGATTTAGATACAATTATGTCAATGATAAAAGATGAAAAAGAAAATATTAAAGACCTTGAAAAACAAATAGAGCAATTTAAGGCATTGATGCAAAAAATGAATATTGAATATGAAGTATTTATTCCAATGGATAATACTAAGTATGCAAAGCATAGAGTGAATATTAGTTTAGAAGTATTAAAAAGTGAAGTGAATGTTGGGCCAATTGATATAAACCTTGAGCCAACAAATGAAAAAATTAAAATTCCAAGTGCAGCAAAAAAAGCAAAAGTTGTAAAACAAGATAGTGTAAATAGTTTATATTAA
- a CDS encoding putative transcriptional regulator (product_source=KO:K07729; cath_funfam=1.10.260.40; cog=COG1476; ko=KO:K07729; pfam=PF01381; smart=SM00530; superfamily=47413), giving the protein MKTQIQKLRKERKISQDELAKALGVTRQTIISIEKEKYTASLILAYKISKFFEMSIEEIFDFSKVGEEDE; this is encoded by the coding sequence ATGAAGACGCAAATTCAAAAGCTAAGAAAAGAAAGAAAGATTTCTCAAGATGAATTAGCTAAAGCTCTTGGCGTTACAAGGCAAACAATCATTTCGATTGAAAAAGAAAAATATACAGCTTCATTAATTCTGGCGTATAAAATTTCCAAGTTTTTTGAAATGAGTATTGAAGAGATATTTGATTTTTCAAAGGTAGGTGAAGAAGATGAATAA
- a CDS encoding small subunit ribosomal protein S16 (product_source=KO:K02959; cath_funfam=3.30.1320.10; cog=COG0228; ko=KO:K02959; pfam=PF00886; superfamily=54565; tigrfam=TIGR00002), whose translation MAVKLRLKRMGAKQKPFYRIVAADSRSPRDGRIIETVGTYDPNTTPATVNVNEEVAFKWLENGAQPTDTVRSILSSVGLMKKLHESKNSK comes from the coding sequence ATGGCAGTAAAATTAAGATTAAAAAGAATGGGTGCAAAACAAAAACCATTTTATCGTATTGTAGCAGCTGACTCTAGATCACCAAGAGATGGTAGAATTATTGAAACAGTTGGAACATATGATCCAAATACAACTCCAGCAACAGTAAATGTTAATGAAGAAGTAGCATTCAAATGGTTAGAAAATGGAGCACAACCTACAGATACAGTAAGAAGTATTTTATCAAGCGTTGGTTTAATGAAAAAATTACATGAAAGCAAAAATAGTAAATAA
- a CDS encoding putative RNA-binding protein YlqC (UPF0109 family) (product_source=COG1837; cath_funfam=3.30.300.20; cog=COG1837; ko=KO:K06960; pfam=PF13083; superfamily=54814), whose product MKDYVKIVKTIITPLVEDASSLDVNIMPTANEDEIKILVIAHGDQIPRLIGKQGRNANAIRQLVRAAASEEKKRILVDFEAF is encoded by the coding sequence ATGAAAGACTATGTAAAAATTGTTAAAACAATAATTACGCCTTTAGTAGAAGATGCATCTAGTTTAGATGTAAATATTATGCCAACAGCTAATGAAGATGAAATAAAAATATTAGTGATTGCTCACGGTGATCAAATTCCAAGATTGATTGGTAAGCAAGGTCGAAATGCTAATGCAATAAGACAACTTGTTCGTGCAGCTGCTAGTGAAGAAAAGAAAAGAATTTTAGTTGATTTTGAAGCATTTTAA
- a CDS encoding alcohol dehydrogenase YqhD (iron-dependent ADH family) (product_source=COG1979; cath_funfam=1.20.1090.10,3.40.50.1970; cog=COG1979; ko=KO:K00100; pfam=PF00465; superfamily=56796), protein MNNFTYQRVTKLIFGQNQLEKLPQEIKKNGGSRVLLTYGQSSIKRIGLYDEVVRMLNDNDIFFVELGGIKPNPEVDTAREGVRLINEHNLDFILAVGGGSVLDNSKHIAMSQAADVDVWDLVRNQDQLDKVTGLIKIGAILTISATGSEMNVGGVITNPETEDKLSMAHEEAAPVFSFLNPRLLESLPPKQRIAGVCDTFSHLLELYFTAHEDEGFADRYIEGVMKNVIAYAPKYLEDNLNYDANAQIMLSATYALNGISTLGKYGGDWNTHALEHELSALTDFTHGIGLAIIQPYVLQTYLDADLANKKDLVKFVNLGKNVFDIEGSNQEVAQKTVEAIKKLFFEWIDNKTQLSEYEVYDFNYSTCVEKLLNDARLSDIYHSFTKEELDKIYKTIL, encoded by the coding sequence GTGAATAATTTTACTTATCAAAGAGTGACTAAATTAATTTTTGGTCAAAATCAATTAGAAAAATTACCACAAGAAATTAAGAAAAATGGTGGTAGTAGAGTATTATTAACTTATGGACAAAGTAGTATTAAAAGAATTGGATTATATGATGAAGTTGTTAGAATGTTAAATGATAATGATATTTTCTTTGTTGAATTAGGAGGAATTAAACCTAATCCAGAAGTAGATACTGCTCGTGAAGGTGTTAGATTAATTAATGAACATAATCTTGATTTTATTTTAGCTGTCGGTGGTGGAAGTGTTCTTGATAATTCAAAACATATTGCAATGTCACAAGCTGCAGATGTTGATGTTTGGGATTTAGTTAGAAACCAAGACCAACTTGATAAAGTTACTGGTTTAATAAAAATAGGAGCTATTTTAACTATTTCAGCTACTGGTTCAGAAATGAATGTAGGTGGAGTTATTACTAATCCTGAAACTGAAGATAAATTATCAATGGCACATGAAGAAGCAGCGCCAGTATTCTCATTCTTAAATCCAAGACTTTTGGAAAGTTTACCACCAAAACAAAGAATTGCCGGTGTTTGTGATACATTCTCACATTTATTAGAATTGTATTTTACTGCACATGAAGATGAAGGTTTTGCTGATAGATATATTGAGGGTGTTATGAAAAATGTTATCGCTTATGCACCAAAGTATTTAGAAGATAATTTAAATTATGATGCTAATGCACAAATTATGCTAAGTGCTACTTATGCATTAAATGGAATTAGTACTTTAGGAAAATATGGTGGAGATTGGAATACACATGCTTTAGAACATGAATTAAGTGCTCTTACAGACTTTACTCATGGAATTGGTCTTGCAATAATTCAACCTTATGTTTTACAAACTTATCTTGATGCTGATTTGGCAAATAAAAAAGATTTAGTTAAATTTGTTAATTTAGGAAAAAATGTTTTTGACATTGAGGGTTCTAATCAAGAAGTTGCGCAAAAAACTGTTGAAGCAATTAAAAAGCTATTCTTTGAGTGGATAGATAATAAAACTCAATTAAGTGAGTATGAAGTATATGATTTCAATTATAGTACTTGTGTTGAAAAATTGTTAAATGATGCTAGATTATCTGACATTTATCACTCATTTACTAAAGAAGAATTAGATAAGATATATAAAACGATATTGTAA
- a CDS encoding tRNA (guanine37-N1)-methyltransferase (product_source=KO:K00554; cath_funfam=1.10.1270.20,3.40.1280.10; cog=COG0336; ko=KO:K00554; pfam=PF01746; superfamily=75217; tigrfam=TIGR00088), whose amino-acid sequence MKFKVLTLFPEYIESFKKHSIIKRGIESKKIEIETIDYRNYSKNKHMKVDDTPYGGGAGMLLTVQPIYDALKANKTNDSKIILVCPTGKVFKQEDANKLAQEKELIFICGHYEGYDERIRDYVDYEYSIGDYVLTSGEIASTVMMDSIARLVDGVIEKQSYLGDSFQNGLLEYPQYTKPQEFDGKVVPGVLVNGHHAKIDEYRLKQSIIKTAKNRPDMLESEELSPEIKAKILELKENKEI is encoded by the coding sequence ATGAAATTTAAAGTATTAACATTATTTCCTGAATATATTGAAAGTTTTAAAAAACACTCAATTATTAAAAGAGGAATTGAAAGTAAAAAAATTGAAATAGAAACAATAGATTATCGTAATTACTCAAAGAATAAGCATATGAAAGTTGATGATACACCTTATGGTGGAGGAGCTGGAATGTTGCTTACAGTACAGCCAATTTACGATGCCTTAAAAGCAAATAAAACAAATGATAGTAAAATTATTTTAGTTTGTCCTACAGGAAAAGTTTTTAAACAAGAGGATGCTAATAAGTTAGCACAAGAAAAGGAATTAATATTTATTTGTGGACATTACGAAGGGTATGATGAAAGAATAAGAGATTATGTTGATTATGAATACTCTATTGGTGATTATGTTTTAACCAGTGGTGAAATTGCTAGTACGGTCATGATGGATTCAATTGCTAGGTTAGTTGATGGTGTGATTGAAAAGCAATCATATTTAGGAGATTCTTTTCAAAATGGTTTGTTAGAATATCCCCAGTATACTAAACCACAGGAGTTTGATGGAAAAGTTGTACCAGGAGTATTAGTGAATGGTCATCATGCTAAAATAGATGAATATCGATTAAAGCAATCAATAATAAAAACTGCTAAGAATAGACCAGACATGTTAGAAAGTGAAGAGTTATCACCAGAAATAAAAGCTAAAATTTTAGAATTAAAAGAAAATAAAGAAATATAA
- a CDS encoding hypothetical protein (product_source=Hypo-rule applied; superfamily=49854; transmembrane_helix_parts=Inside_1_11,TMhelix_12_31,Outside_32_45,TMhelix_46_68,Inside_69_96,TMhelix_97_119,Outside_120_122,TMhelix_123_142,Inside_143_145), producing MNKFKKGLKKRIILLSILGIFLISLAVITLLNKDNLNLEGNNLSRNIGCLYGLVLGTGFKLLSTFSSLRNEDKLNELYIKSNDERTALVVKSTSTMSYLILLYTMVCGMVATTFFSSVISNVFFYGVCYTLVVYCITYFYYNRKF from the coding sequence ATGAATAAATTTAAAAAAGGGTTAAAGAAAAGAATTATTTTATTGAGTATTTTAGGAATATTTTTAATATCTTTAGCAGTTATAACACTTTTAAATAAAGATAATTTAAATTTGGAAGGAAATAATTTATCAAGAAATATAGGATGTTTATATGGATTAGTACTTGGAACAGGATTTAAGTTACTATCAACATTTTCTTCACTAAGAAATGAAGATAAATTAAATGAGTTATATATAAAATCAAATGATGAAAGAACAGCCCTTGTAGTAAAAAGTACATCAACAATGTCATACTTAATTTTATTATACACAATGGTGTGTGGTATGGTTGCTACAACATTTTTTTCAAGTGTTATTTCAAATGTATTTTTCTATGGAGTTTGTTATACGCTAGTTGTATATTGCATAACGTATTTTTATTACAATCGTAAATTTTAA
- a CDS encoding 16S rRNA processing protein RimM (product_source=KO:K02860; cath_funfam=2.30.30.240,2.40.30.60; cog=COG0806; ko=KO:K02860; pfam=PF01782,PF05239; superfamily=50346,50447; tigrfam=TIGR02273) produces MEMINVGYIAGFHGLKGEMKIKTTTDFIKERFAKGSELFLIYNNDEILVKIKSYREHKGMPLISFEGYNSLNDVEKYKGSALKVTSDMLYDLDEEEYYHFDLIGLDVETFNGEVLGKVKSVMETGANDVIVLEKDGKDILVPFIKTIVDVIDIENKKIVLFEVEGLW; encoded by the coding sequence ATGGAAATGATTAATGTTGGTTATATAGCAGGATTTCATGGCTTAAAAGGTGAAATGAAAATTAAAACAACAACGGATTTTATTAAAGAAAGGTTTGCTAAAGGAAGTGAATTGTTTTTAATTTATAATAATGATGAAATACTTGTTAAAATAAAAAGCTATCGAGAACATAAAGGGATGCCATTAATATCTTTTGAGGGATATAATTCATTAAATGATGTTGAAAAATATAAAGGAAGTGCTCTTAAAGTAACAAGTGATATGTTGTATGATCTTGATGAAGAAGAGTATTATCACTTTGACTTAATTGGTTTAGATGTTGAAACTTTTAATGGTGAAGTACTAGGAAAAGTTAAAAGTGTTATGGAAACAGGAGCAAACGATGTTATTGTTCTTGAAAAGGATGGCAAAGATATCTTAGTGCCATTTATTAAAACAATTGTTGATGTAATTGATATTGAAAATAAAAAAATAGTTTTATTTGAAGTGGAAGGATTATGGTAA